In one Tepidisphaeraceae bacterium genomic region, the following are encoded:
- the mutL gene encoding DNA mismatch repair endonuclease MutL, which produces MSRRSIQQLNPHLVNRIAAGEVIERPAAVVKELVENAIDAGATSILVEAEDGGRATIRVIDNGGGIPPEELLLAFAQHATSKIRDDDDLFAIATMGFRGEALASIGAVSQARVLSRVPESDAAYEIHNRGGAISDPQAAAGNVGTTVEVRNLFFNTPARRKFIKGAPTEIGNISDILQRIALPHPHVAFKLTHNGRTSMDLPVTTAEERMLSAWPADFRPLRIAVDARDAELHIRGIVGLPELARPTAKYQYLYLNGRHIKDRFIQHAVREAYRGLTEPGRHPAAILMLDVPPGDVDVNVHPTKIEVRFKDGGRIHSLVYSGVRERLLDSDLTPAAVPMRSDAASPQTLPEPVREDMRHKLASFFRDTPATQMLLPETTAPVPPATPLPPMPSSFSSPLQHKGPPLPVPAGQGQSGTWNAERRAEPTDDFSPAAPQVRHSYAADPLPEHPHPGSPSEGEGTGRAAPSSASAFASAAPALQLHNSYLVAESPDGLVIIDQHALHERIMYEDLLTRVRRGPLEAQRLLIPEPVNVSSSQVALLEHVKPLLERLGIEVTEFGPNAVAIHSFPSFLHRLQPTTFVRELLERGEQELLDLHDEELLHEVLDMMACKAAVKAGDPLTAPEIEALLARRDLLERASNCPHGRPTTLRLTLKDLEKQFKRTGF; this is translated from the coding sequence GAGGTGATCGAGCGCCCCGCGGCGGTTGTGAAGGAACTGGTCGAGAACGCGATCGACGCCGGCGCGACCTCCATTCTGGTTGAAGCCGAGGACGGTGGCCGCGCGACGATCCGCGTGATCGACAACGGTGGGGGCATTCCACCTGAAGAACTGTTGCTGGCGTTCGCCCAGCACGCCACCAGCAAGATTCGGGATGACGATGATCTGTTTGCCATCGCCACCATGGGATTTCGCGGTGAGGCCCTGGCGAGCATAGGGGCGGTGTCGCAGGCGCGCGTGCTGTCGCGCGTGCCGGAATCCGACGCGGCGTACGAAATCCACAACCGCGGTGGCGCCATCTCCGACCCGCAGGCGGCGGCGGGGAACGTGGGCACGACCGTCGAGGTCCGTAACCTCTTCTTCAACACGCCGGCGCGGCGGAAGTTCATCAAGGGGGCGCCCACCGAGATCGGCAACATCTCCGATATCCTCCAGCGCATCGCGTTGCCGCACCCGCACGTCGCATTCAAGCTGACGCACAACGGCCGCACGTCGATGGACCTGCCGGTGACGACCGCCGAGGAGCGCATGCTGTCGGCCTGGCCCGCCGACTTTCGCCCGCTGCGCATCGCGGTGGATGCGCGCGACGCCGAACTGCACATAAGGGGCATCGTCGGCCTGCCCGAACTGGCCCGGCCGACGGCCAAGTACCAGTATCTGTACCTGAACGGCCGGCACATCAAGGACCGCTTCATCCAGCACGCCGTGCGCGAGGCCTACCGCGGCCTGACCGAGCCCGGCCGGCATCCGGCCGCCATACTCATGCTCGACGTGCCACCTGGTGACGTCGACGTGAACGTTCACCCGACCAAGATCGAAGTGCGCTTCAAGGACGGCGGCCGAATCCACAGCCTCGTCTACAGCGGCGTGCGCGAACGCCTGCTCGACAGCGACCTAACCCCCGCGGCCGTGCCGATGCGAAGCGATGCGGCATCGCCGCAAACGCTGCCCGAGCCGGTACGCGAGGACATGCGGCACAAGCTGGCGTCCTTCTTCCGCGACACACCGGCCACCCAGATGTTGCTGCCGGAGACGACTGCCCCCGTTCCGCCCGCGACGCCGTTGCCACCGATGCCTTCGTCATTCTCGTCGCCGCTTCAACACAAGGGGCCACCACTGCCTGTTCCTGCAGGACAGGGCCAGAGTGGCACGTGGAATGCCGAGCGACGTGCGGAACCGACCGACGATTTCTCTCCCGCGGCACCGCAAGTGAGGCATAGCTACGCAGCTGACCCGTTGCCCGAGCATCCTCACCCTGGCTCTCCCTCGGAGGGAGAGGGAACCGGACGCGCTGCTCCATCGTCGGCCAGCGCCTTCGCATCCGCTGCGCCGGCGTTGCAGTTGCACAACAGCTATCTGGTTGCCGAGTCGCCGGACGGGCTGGTGATCATCGATCAGCACGCGCTGCACGAGCGCATCATGTACGAGGACCTGCTCACCCGCGTGCGCCGGGGGCCACTGGAAGCACAACGGCTGTTGATTCCCGAGCCGGTGAACGTCAGTTCAAGTCAGGTCGCGCTGCTGGAGCACGTCAAGCCGTTGCTCGAACGGCTGGGCATCGAGGTGACCGAGTTCGGCCCGAACGCCGTCGCAATCCACTCGTTCCCCAGCTTTCTGCATCGCCTGCAGCCAACCACGTTCGTCCGCGAACTGCTGGAGCGCGGTGAACAGGAACTGCTGGACCTGCACGACGAGGAACTGCTGCACGAGGTGCTCGACATGATGGCCTGCAAGGCCGCGGTAAAGGCGGGCGATCCGCTGACCGCGCCGGAGATCGAAGCCTTGCTCGCTCGCCGGGACTTGCTCGAACGCGCCAGCAACTGCCCCCATGGCCGGCCGACGACGTTGCGGTTGACGTTGAAGGATTTGGAAAAGCAGTTCAAGCGGACCGGGTTCTAG